The Mytilus galloprovincialis chromosome 4, xbMytGall1.hap1.1, whole genome shotgun sequence genome contains a region encoding:
- the LOC143073586 gene encoding uncharacterized protein LOC143073586, with amino-acid sequence MSGKKYKVARAYSLRVLKDDSPTGTYRKISDDFTTARNLRANRPLSFAYGEKDISVLRRYNGEREDISVDRNRHALTWSGESPFRAESSNSLSELPPQISKSNGITDDSELLPYDLDKKGADDLQHDPDLNLQPTKRRRNSSGSSSSSANKKSGKLERKSSSSSSGSSTEDNLSNSNRQNGTDVSLCTPITVTEKVTRSDSSSSDENAEQESRKRKSSSSSQEKIEPETTLCVNSAEKRLTVYEEPWDSNNRPEEIENSELKYSDHNTSLSSIENQIIGDTLPLISKQLDTDQKTKKSLTTKRNRADSSSSSDSSSSKSFSEKDVTSSQSSEAPPLPSSEPPEIMVDSANEHMEVKLISNDLKSELPQNVNRLGTADSEPEVGSKRLSVTYYGPVYMHDNVLIMPTSSTQFSGGDSSYQSGMIFQGQIELEHVPQDQFDLDATESAKEEDESTNKSLEISNIKISLSTDNSDINELEDDGEVVPVITAEYVNQNEASVSPDDHENTKSKTESSSSSSSSSSSSSSSSESENETKQSKKRKIETPVVIKEPIKSKVGSSNSSDNEKEETKETKINSPVPAIENEQPKSKIDVSSTSSSESDTDKTKMIHSDIKPIGSPSLVPMSTEDNQSKSKTGSSSSESESDKEETATAPKTQTKSPVSVYMPTKNDQTSSLKSDSENERKYLENKESEKSLPTENVKSKVDSSSSSSTESDDEKQTLVLSEDTEKQEILRSDGKEKSDEPEKVEDIKDKSKSGSGSSSLSDSDSDSDDHVKQNEELVKPKSVSSEDETIQDMEHHNGLSENGIDNIENGLQNTDVIKTLPTAVVFKEPVSVKPSTDTKSKSSDSSSSSSSDSETDDEQKQKKDISNQRPMLSGDEEIIINKPNIGREIEDATMSAILPKEVLNSEQQPVLPEYDQSLEYDMPSLDVNKPDNELPYETNLPSFDTQASIGSEEIPVIIKSGLSLPPQPDIDIADELPATSEDELIQPEIT; translated from the coding sequence ATGTCTGGAAAGAAATATAAAGTGGCAAGGGCATATTCCTTGCGCGTGCTTAAGGATGATAGTCCGACTGGAACTTACCGAAAAATTTCAGACGATTTTACGACCGCCAGAAATTTACGCGCAAATAGACCACTAAGTTTTGCTTACGGAGAAAAAGATATCAGCGTATTACGGCGATATAATGGTGAAAGAGAAGATATATCCGTCGATCGGAATAGACACGCTTTAACGTGGTCAGGAGAATCACCATTCAGAGCAGAGTCAAGCAACAGTTTGAGTGAGTTACCTCctcaaatttcaaaatcaaatggaATAACGGACGATTCAGAACTATTACCGTATGATCTAGATAAAAAGGGAGCAGATGACTTACAACACGATCCCGACTTAAATCTACAACCGACGAAGAGGAGACGCAACAGTAGCGGAAGTTCAAGCAGCAGTGCTAACAAAAAGAGCGGGAAACTGGAGAGAAAAAGTTCCAGTTCATCTTCTGGGTCATCAACTGAAGACAACTTGTCTaattcaaatagacaaaatgGTACAGATGTTTCTCTCTGTACGCCTATTACAGTTACTGAAAAGGTAACTCGGAGTGATTCCTCAAGTTCTGATGAAAACGCAGAACAAGAAAGTCGGAAAAGGAAGTCTAGCTCAAGCAGCCAAGAAAAAATAGAACCAGAAACAACTCTGTGTGTTAATTCTGCGGAAAAACGACTAACGGTGTACGAAGAGCCGTGGGATAGTAATAATCGTCCTGAAGAAATTGAAAACTCTGAATTGAAATACTCAGACCACAACACCTCACTTTCTAGtattgaaaatcaaataattgGAGATACTTTACCGTTAATATCCAAACAGCTTGACACTGATCAGAAAACGAAAAAAAGCTTAACAACAAAACGCAACAGAGCAGATTCCAGTTCAAGCAGCGACAGTAGTAGCAGTAAATCGTTCAGTGAAAAAGACGTAACCTCCAGTCAGTCAAGCGAAGCGCCACCGCTACCTTCAAGTGAACCACCAGAAATCATGGTAGACTCAGCAAACGAACACATGGAAGTGAAACTTATTTCAAATGACCTGAAGTCTGAATTACCACAAAATGTGAATCGTTTAGGAACTGCTGATTCTGAGCCCGAGGTTGGTAGTAAACGACTTTCTGTTACATATTATGGCCCCGTTTATATGCATGATAATGTACTTATTATGCCTACATCATCAACTCAGTTTTCTGGTGGGGACAGTTCGTATCAAAGTGGTATGATATTTCAAGGTCAAATTGAACTTGAACATGTGCCACAGGATCAGTTTGACCTCGATGCAACTGAAAGTGCAAAAGAAGAAGATGAGAGCACAAATAAGTCACTAGAAATATCCAATATAAAGATCAGTTTATCTACGGACAACAGCGACATCAATGAATTGGAAGACGATGGTGAAGTTGTTCCAGTTATAACAGCAGAATATGTAAATCAAAACGAGGCATCTGTGTCACCAGACgatcatgaaaatacaaaatcaaaaactgAATCTAGTTCGTCTAGTTCGTCCAGTTCATCAAGTTCATCAAGTTCATCAGAAtcagaaaatgaaacaaaacaatccaaaaaaagaaaaatagaaacacCAGTTGTTATTAAGGAACCTATTAAGTCAAAGGTTGGTTCGTCCAATTCTTCTGATAATGAAAAAGAGGAAACCAAAGAGACTAAAATCAATTCACCAGTTCCAGCAATTGAAAATGAACAACCAAAATCAAAGATAGATGTAAGCTCCACCAGTTCATCTGAGTCTGATACTGATAAGACGAAAATGATACATTCAGACATTAAACCAATCGGTTCGCCATCGCTCGTACCAATGTCAACAGAAGATAATCAGTCTAAATCGAAAACTGGTTCTAGCTCATCAGAGTCTGAAAGTGATAAGGAAGAAACAGCCACTGCTCCAAAGACGCAAACTAAATCACCAGTATCTGTATATATGCCAACTAAAAATGACCAAACGAGCTCATTAAAATCTGatagtgaaaatgaaagaaaatatttagaaaataaagaatCAGAAAAATCGCTTCCTACTGAAAATGTCAAATCCAAAGTCGATTCAAGTTCATCAAGTTCAACAGAGTCTGATGACGAAAAACAGACATTGGTTTTATCAGAAGATACAGAGAAGCAGGAAATCCTCAGATCGGATGGCAAAGAGAAATCAGACGAACCAGAGAAAGTGGAGGATATAAAAGATAAATCCAAGAGTGGCAGTGGATCCTCATCTTTGTCAGATTCCGATTCCGATTCCGATGATCACGTGAAACAAAACGAAGAACTGGTAAAACCGAAATCAGTATCATCTGAAGACGAAACCATACAAGATATGGAGCACCACAATGGTTTATCAGAAAATGGCATTgataacatagaaaatggttTGCAGAATACAGATGTTATTAAAACATTACCGACTGCAGTTGTGTTTAAGGAGCCAGTGTCTGTTAAACCTTCGACGGATACAAAAAGTAAGTCAAGTGATTCGAGTTCATCAAGCTCATCAGATTCAGAAACGGACGACGAACAAAAACAGAAGAAAGATATATCAAACCAAAGACCCATGTTATCTGGAGATGAAGAGATTATAATTAACAAACCCAATATCGGGAGAGAAATAGAGGATGCTACTATGTCAGCTATTCTACCAAAAGAAGTATTAAACAGTGAGCAGCAACCGGTTTTACCGGAATACGATCAATCATTAGAATACGACATGCCTTCTCTAGATGTGAACAAACCAGATAATGAACTCCCTTATGAAACAAATTTGCCATCATTTGACACACAAGCTTCAATTGGATCAGAGGAAATCCCTGTAATTATCAAGTCAGGATTATCATTACCGCCACAACCGGACATAGATATAGCAGACGAATTACCAGCTACATCCGAAGATGAACTTATCCAACCTGAAATAACATAA